GAAAATGCGGAGATATTCTGCGTGCAGACCACTACCCAGCCAAAGTTCATACCCCAGCTGGCGATCCAGAAAATCAAAGTGGAAAGAAGGCAGACGGTGGTGTTTCGCGACCAGACGGCCATGAGCACGCTGAAGCTGAAGAAGACGCCGAAGTGAACGATCATCATCGGAATCGCCATTAAATAAAGGCTGTCGAAGACGCCGGTCTTTAGCCCGAGAGCGATCCAGGTCCCGAGTACAAAGAAAATCGCCTGTGCGGAAACAAACAACATCACACCGATGAATTTGCCCAGCAGAATAGCCCAGCGGGGAACGGGCTTGGCCAGTAATACGGTCACGCTTCCCGGTTCCAGGAAGGACGGGATGAATCCAGCCGTCCAGATCAAGGCAAGGAAAATCCCGGCAGTGTCCGCGATGGCTCCCGCCAGCCAGATTTGCAGGAAACGCACGGCGTCCGTGCGATCGCGGCCGACCTGAACTTTGATGACTCCGAAACCGATCGATATTTCGCCCTGGGCAATATCGACGCCTTCCTTGCGGGCGAACTGCTCGCCCAGGGATGTTGCCAGCATCGCCAGGGCGGGAGCGCCGACCGCGTGACCCAAGCCCGATTGAGTACCCAGTTTCATACCCTGAGCCAGGGCTTCATCTTTGCTGATCTGTTCGCGCTGTTCTGATCGGGAGAGCGGTAGCAGATTCTCATCGCCGCGGGCGTCCACGCTTAAGCAGAACAGGATGCAGAGTATACTCGCACCCAGCAGCACCCAGAAAAGCTTGGCGGCTATGGATTGGCGGATGGTATCGCGAACCATCCATTGAATAGTGAGCAGAATCGTTGGTAGGTTCATGGATTGTTCGTTTTGTAGAGGGGGCGGAGAGCGTCTTCCAGACTTCGGGGCTGACCCGATTTCGGATCTCGTAGCAAATCGGTAATCTCGGCTTGTTTGGCAACCTGACCCGCCACCAATACTGTGACGCGATCGCATAATTGTTCGACTTCCGGAAATACGTGCGAGATCAAAAGAGTGGTCGCCCCCCGTTTTTTCTGCTCGTGAACGACATCGCGAAGCAACTGCCGACCACTCAGGTCGAGGCCTTCCGTCGGTTCGTCGAGAATCAGTAATTCAGGATCATTCAGAAGCGATTGAGCGAGGCCAAGCCGTTGGATCATTCCCTTGGAAAAACGGGAAATCGGCTCGGTGGCGCGATCGGCCAGCCCCACTTTTTTCAGCAAGGCATCGACCTTAGGATTCAATTTGCTCTGAGGAATCAGCGAGAGGCTACCGTAGTACCGGAGAAGCTCCCGCGCCGTCAGATAACGGGGGAAAAGCTGATTTTCGTGAACGTAGCCGATCTTCGCGAGAGTCGATTTATTCTTGGGTGAATCGCCCAGTCGGCTGATCTCACCTTCGGTCGGCTTGCAGAGACCGAGTAACAGTTTGACGAAGGTCGTTTTCCCGGAGCGGTTCGGACCCAGCAGTGCATGGCAGGTTCCGGACTCGATGTGGAGTGAAATTTTATCCAGCGCGGGAATTCGATAACGGTTCGGCCAACCCGATCCATATATCTTGCTCACGTTCGTAAATTCAATCGCCCGTGTCATTTGTGCCACCTTGAGAAGTTCGTTGCAAGTATATTTGAAAAAATCAGGTAATGCAAAAAATCGCCCTTTGATTCCGGACTTAGGGAACGATTTGGAACTTGCGCTTCCGAACACTATACTTGCAGTAGCGGCGGGCGGTTGGCCATGTAATCCGATTAGACTACTTCGCAAAGCAGCACACGATGCATGAATTGAAGCACGAATGCGGTGTGGCCGCCCTTTACCATTTACCCAGTCTGGAAATTTCTCCACTGGTTCCCGGCAACGACATCAAAAATACTTCTCGACTTATCCCCAGAATGTTACTCGATTTACAAAATCGCGGACAACTGGCGGCCGGGATGAGTACTCTGCATCCGAATCGCGAACAGATCCTCGATACTTACAAAGAAATTGGACTGGTTGCGGAAGCTTTTCGGTTAAATCACCCGGGGAAAGCCGAGAGTATTCTCAAGGAACATTGCGGCCACGCCGCCATAGGCCACGTCCGCTATGCGACCTGTGGACCGAACACTCGCCGCTATGCTCAACCGTTTGAACGAGAGCATGGTTGTAAGTGGAAGTGGTTCTGCTTTGCCTTCAACGGACAACTCGCGAATTTCAAGCAGCTCAAAGATGAACTGCTGGCCAATAACGATTACCACCTCACTCGGGATAACGATACCGAAGTGATCATGCACTCGATCGCTCGGGAATTAACCGGGGAAACGCCACCCGATCTGGTGAAGGTGTTCGCCAATCTCAGTAAGAAATTCGACGGCGCTTACAACATCGTCTTCCTCGATGCTCTCGGTCGCATGGTGGTGATGCGCGATCCCAAGGGTATTCGGCCGATGTGTATCGCCCAATCCGGGCCGTTGTTTGCGGCGGCGAGTGAAAGCGTAGCCCTGGCGAACCTGGGCTTCACCGAGATCCGTTCTCTGGAACCGGGCGAAATGGCCCTGGTTCAGGATGGGCTGGTCAGTTTCCACCGCTTTGCCCCCAAACAGCCAACCGCGCATTGCTTCTTCGAGTGGATTTACTTTGCCAACGTGGCCAGCACTCTGGACGATCGCAGCGTTTATTTGTCGCGTTCTGCTCTGGGTAAAGAATTGGCCCAGCAGGAACGCGAAATGAATCGCGTCCCCATCGATTCCGACACCATCGTGGTTCCCGTACCCGATACGGGGAAAGCCGCGGCAGATGCCATGGCCCACGAATTGGGGTTGCCATCGGTCGAAGGATTGATGCGAAATCGTTACGTTGGCCGGACGTTTATCGAAGGAGCCAATCGCCTCGATAAAGTTCGATTGAAGTATACGCCGTTGCGGGAAGTCCTGAATGGTAAACGAGTTCTGCTGATTGAGGACACCATCGTCCGAAGTACCACACTGAAATCGCTCCTGGGACATCTTCGGGAACGGGGCGGTGCTCGGGAAGTTCACGTTCGGGTAGCCTGTCCACCGATTGTCGCCCCCTGTTTCTACGGCATTGATATGTCCACAGTCACGGAACTCTTCGCTCCCAAGTTCATGAAGGGGAAGATGCCGACGCGCGAAGAGCAGCAGCGGATGGCCGATGAATTGGGGGCGGATAGCCTGGCCTATCTTCCATTAACTTCGCTCGCCCGCTGTATCGATCTGCCCGTGAGCAGCCTATGCCAAGCTTGCGTTACCGGTGAGTATCCGACGCCCACCGGGGAACGGCTCTATCAACTTTCGCTCAAGAACGTTGAAGGCAACGGCCGGACCTACGAAATGGGGGGCTGCGAACCGCAAAAGAAGTCGGAATTTGAGCCAACCAAAGTTCGATAAAACCGGATTTGACCATCCCTTCCCGCAAATAGGCCGTCGTGCGTTGCACTCAGGCAGACAGATACCGCCCGCCGGACTAGGATAATTTCATCTACGAATTTATCCGGATGAATTTATGGCTCTCTTTGCGAACCTCTCCCCCGCGACATTAATTGAAGATGCGCTGCGTAATCGGGAAGGGCAACTTAGCGATGCGGGGGCACTGGTCGCCTTAACCGGAAAGCGAACCGGTCGATCCCCCAAGGATAAGTATGTCGTTCGGGAAGCGAATTGGGAAAATCGCATTGCCTGGGGGAACGTCAACCATCCGATGACACCGGAGGTTTTTGCTCGCCTCACCAACAAAATACAAGCGCATCTCGAGACGAAATCGATCTATCAGCAAGATTCCTTTGCTTGCGCGGATCCGGCCTACCGGATTAAAATCCGCTTGCATACCGAATTCGCCTGGCATGCCCTGTTTGCCCAGTGCCTTTTCATTCGTCCGGCGCGTGAAGAATTGCAATCTTTCTCCCCCGACTGGAATATCTACGCGGCCCCGACACTCGAATTGAACCCTGCAATCGATGGCGTGGCGGGGGAAGTCTGCGTGGCGATTTCCTTCGAATCGAAAACAATTCTGATCGCGGGCACTCAGTACGCCGGGGAAATCAAAAAATCGATTTTCTCCATCCTCAACGGCTTACTACCCATGCAGGGCGTCTTCCCGATGCACTGCTCAGCCAACGTGGGAGCCGAAGGCGATGTGGCGTTGTTTTTCGGCCTCTCGGGGACCGGCAAAACGACTCTCTCCGCCGACCCAAATCGAAGCCTGATCGGCGATGACGAGCACGGCTGGTCCGATCAGGGGGTTTTCAACATCGAAGGGGGCTGCTACGCCAAGACGATCAAACTGTCCCCGACTGGCGAACCCCAGATCTGGAATGCGATTAAATTCGGTAGCGTACTCGAAAACGTGCCATTGGATCCGATCACTCGGGTTCCCGATTTCGACAGCAAGAAATACACCGAGAATACCCGCTGCGCCTACCCTATTGAGATGATTCCCAACCGCGTTCCTTCCGGTTGTGGGGGCCATCCGAAAAATATTTTCTTTCTGACCTGCGATGCCTTCGGCGTTCTACCGCCGATCTCCCGGCTCAGTCCCGAACAAGCGATGCAGCATTTTTTGACCGGCTACACGGCGAAAATTGCCGGTACCGAAGCGGGAGTGACTGAACCCCAAGCCACTTTCAGTGCCTGTTTCGGAGCCCCGTTTCTACCGTTGGAGCCTCAACTCTACGGCGAAATGTTGCGGACGCGACTGCAGGCCCGCAAGATTCCAGTCTGGCTGGTGAACACTGGCTGGTCGGGAGGTGGCTATGGCGTGGGGAACCGAATGTCCTTAGCCCATACACGTTCCCTTTTGCAGGCCGCGCTGGAGGGAAGTCTCAACAGCGTTCGTTTCCATACCGATCCGGTGTTTGGTCTGGAAAT
The genomic region above belongs to Telmatocola sphagniphila and contains:
- a CDS encoding ABC transporter permease; translation: MNLPTILLTIQWMVRDTIRQSIAAKLFWVLLGASILCILFCLSVDARGDENLLPLSRSEQREQISKDEALAQGMKLGTQSGLGHAVGAPALAMLATSLGEQFARKEGVDIAQGEISIGFGVIKVQVGRDRTDAVRFLQIWLAGAIADTAGIFLALIWTAGFIPSFLEPGSVTVLLAKPVPRWAILLGKFIGVMLFVSAQAIFFVLGTWIALGLKTGVFDSLYLMAIPMMIVHFGVFFSFSVLMAVWSRNTTVCLLSTLIFWIASWGMNFGWVVVCTQNISAFSPLSRLLLDIGYWTMPKPLDLNMVLYDLLKADGFTMKVPEFKQLQDLKLFRPVASILASLAFGLVMLLSACWEFEKQEY
- a CDS encoding ABC transporter ATP-binding protein — translated: MSKIYGSGWPNRYRIPALDKISLHIESGTCHALLGPNRSGKTTFVKLLLGLCKPTEGEISRLGDSPKNKSTLAKIGYVHENQLFPRYLTARELLRYYGSLSLIPQSKLNPKVDALLKKVGLADRATEPISRFSKGMIQRLGLAQSLLNDPELLILDEPTEGLDLSGRQLLRDVVHEQKKRGATTLLISHVFPEVEQLCDRVTVLVAGQVAKQAEITDLLRDPKSGQPRSLEDALRPLYKTNNP
- a CDS encoding amidophosphoribosyltransferase, whose product is MHELKHECGVAALYHLPSLEISPLVPGNDIKNTSRLIPRMLLDLQNRGQLAAGMSTLHPNREQILDTYKEIGLVAEAFRLNHPGKAESILKEHCGHAAIGHVRYATCGPNTRRYAQPFEREHGCKWKWFCFAFNGQLANFKQLKDELLANNDYHLTRDNDTEVIMHSIARELTGETPPDLVKVFANLSKKFDGAYNIVFLDALGRMVVMRDPKGIRPMCIAQSGPLFAAASESVALANLGFTEIRSLEPGEMALVQDGLVSFHRFAPKQPTAHCFFEWIYFANVASTLDDRSVYLSRSALGKELAQQEREMNRVPIDSDTIVVPVPDTGKAAADAMAHELGLPSVEGLMRNRYVGRTFIEGANRLDKVRLKYTPLREVLNGKRVLLIEDTIVRSTTLKSLLGHLRERGGAREVHVRVACPPIVAPCFYGIDMSTVTELFAPKFMKGKMPTREEQQRMADELGADSLAYLPLTSLARCIDLPVSSLCQACVTGEYPTPTGERLYQLSLKNVEGNGRTYEMGGCEPQKKSEFEPTKVR
- the pckA gene encoding phosphoenolpyruvate carboxykinase (ATP), with product MALFANLSPATLIEDALRNREGQLSDAGALVALTGKRTGRSPKDKYVVREANWENRIAWGNVNHPMTPEVFARLTNKIQAHLETKSIYQQDSFACADPAYRIKIRLHTEFAWHALFAQCLFIRPAREELQSFSPDWNIYAAPTLELNPAIDGVAGEVCVAISFESKTILIAGTQYAGEIKKSIFSILNGLLPMQGVFPMHCSANVGAEGDVALFFGLSGTGKTTLSADPNRSLIGDDEHGWSDQGVFNIEGGCYAKTIKLSPTGEPQIWNAIKFGSVLENVPLDPITRVPDFDSKKYTENTRCAYPIEMIPNRVPSGCGGHPKNIFFLTCDAFGVLPPISRLSPEQAMQHFLTGYTAKIAGTEAGVTEPQATFSACFGAPFLPLEPQLYGEMLRTRLQARKIPVWLVNTGWSGGGYGVGNRMSLAHTRSLLQAALEGSLNSVRFHTDPVFGLEIPDSCPGVPDNILNPSLTWSNPAAYTKAANRLAEMLANPTKFASEA